GTTGGGCACGATGGTGGCAGCGAAACCTATGTAGCCAGCAAGATGAAGAACTGCGAAAAGGTAGGCTTTAAATCGACACTGGTACGTTATGAGGATACTGTTACCGAGGAAGAACTGCTGAAAAAAGTTGAGGAGCTTAATGCCGATGCTGATATTGACGGTATTATTGTTCAGCTACCCTTACCAAAACACATCGACCCGGAAAAAGTAACCGAGCGTATTGACCACCGTAAGGATGTTGATGGTTTTCATCCAGTAAATCTGGGCCGCATGCAGCGTAACCTGCCATCGTTCATCCCGGCTACGCCTTATGGCATTACGCTGATGCTAAAGGAATATGGTATTGAAACCGCAGGTAAGCATTGCGTGGTAGTTGGCCGCAGTAATATTGTTGGTTCTCCAATGAGCATACTGATGGCGCGTAACACCCAGCCGGGCAACTGTACCGTAACCATTTGCCACAGCCGTACACCGGATATTAAGAAATTTACGCTGGATGCTGATATACTTATTGTTGCCATCGGTAAAAAGAATTTTATTACGGCCGATATGGTCAAGGATGGCGTGGTAGTGATTGACGTGGGTATGAACCGCGAAACATCAGCCACCACAAAATCGGGCTATAAATTATATGGCGATGTTGATTTTGAGAACGTTGCGCCGAAGGCATCATGGATAACCCCGGTACCCGGCGGTGTAGGTTTAATGACCATCGTTGGCTTGCTTAAAAACACCTTGGCATCAGCCAATAAAGAGGTTTATCAGTAACGAAAATGGCTCGCTTGATTAGCGAGCCATTTTTATTTATAACAATAGCTCCTACTTGTAAAAGAATTCCGGAGATATATCAGTAAACCTGTGTTTTTTCCCCACAAAAAATGCTGATACTATACTGCCTTTATACATGCCGGTAAGAGATTTAACACTCCCCTTCTTTTCTCCTTTATGGTTAGATGATCTAAATAGCTGCCGCACAAAATTTTGATGCGCTTTGCTTACCGCCCAAGCGTCCTTACGTTTACCCTCGCCTAAAAACCGGAAAAGCGCCAACAGGTCAAGCCAAAAACGCAGGCCAATTACAAATGTTGCCCGGCCAAACGGCAGGTTATTTTTTAACAGCAACAGGTTGTTGCGGAAGTTAAGATAAGTTTTAAAAGGGTTTTCAGCATTTAAAGTGCCGCCGCCGACATGGTAAACGGTTGATTCGGCACAGTACATTACTTTATAACCCATATTTTTCAAACGCCAGCAAAGATCAATCTCTTCCATGTGGGCAAAAAAGCGCTCATCAAACCCGCCGGATTCCCGCCAGCACTTTCTCTTGATAAACAGTGCCGCACCGGATGCCCAGAACACCTCACCTGATTGATCGTACTGTCCCCTATCCTCTTCTATCTCGTAAAATATTCGTCCGCGGCAAAACGGGTAACCAAAATGGTCAATAAAACCGCCGGCCGCCCCGGCATGTTCAAACATCTTTTTATCGGCATACGAAAGTATTTTCGGCGCCGCCGCGGCAATAAGTTCATCGCTTTCCATTAAAGCTATTACAGGCTCTATCCAGCCAGGCTGCACTTCAATGTCCGAATTCAGGAGTATAAAATAATCGGCGTCTACTTTTTCTAAAACGCGGTTATAACCACCGGTAAAGCCATAGTTTTCTTCATTCCGGATTATGGTTACTGACGGATAAACGCTTGCTACCCATTCAACCGAACCATCGGTTGAGCCATTGTCGCCCAGTACTATTTCAAGATTCTGCCATGTAGAGGCCATTACCGAAGGCAAAAATTGCTGTATATGCGCAAGGCCGTTCCAGTTTAAAATAACAGCGGCAACTTTAGGTATATAATTCATTAATGCTTATCCTCCGGCTTAAATTTCCAGCGCCTGTGCGTCCAAAGCCAGTATTGCGGCTGTTGCCTTATCATGTTCTCTAAATATTTTACGTGAAGTTCAGTAACCTCATATTCTGCCGTTTGTTTGGGATGTTCGGCAAGTGGCACAAAGGTACAAGTATAATACCCTCTTTTCACCCGCTTTATATCACAAAAAACCACTACGGCGTCCATCATTTTCGACAGCTTTTCAACGCCTAAAAAAACGGCCGTTGGCTGGTTTAAAAAGGTGGTAAAGTACTGCGCCTCGTGCTGCACGGGTGTTTGATCGGCCACTAAAACCGTTATTGAAACTTGCCTGCGCATCTCACTCAGTTTGCGCAGGGTATTTTTCATCGCCACCAGCGTAGCTCCAAACCTCGACCGTACATGAATAAAAAACCGTTCAAAAATTTTGTTGCTCAATGGCTTATAAACAATCAGCCGGGGTTTATCCGTAATTACCCCCAGGCTCAAGGCCGACATTTCCCAATTACCATAATGCCCCACTGCTCCTATCACGTTTCGTCCCTGCTCAAAGTAACTGTTGATCAGGTTTACATTTAAAATTTTAATACGCTTATTAATTTGCCGTTCTGAAAGGGTGATGCCCTTGATGATCTCAACGATCAGATCAGCAAAATAGCGAAAAAAATCACGCTCTATTTTACACCGCTCCTCATCACTCTTCTCGGGGAAAGCGTTCCGTAAATTTTGCTGCACCACCTTGCGCCTGTACCCTGTAATATAGTATATTACTACAAAAAGCACATCGGCAATAAGATACAAAAACCAAAAAGGCAATAACGATACCAGGTATAAAAAACCGATACCGATATATGAAAGCCCTTTGTTTATCATTTATTTCTGCGAAATTTGAGCACAAACATAAAATATATGATCGATAAAGGCGCAGTTCTTCCCTTGTTTTATCTACCACCGGTATCATACTTTACCCAACTTAATAAGCATAAACCCGATGTATGGATGGAACGTGAGGAGCATTTCCCTAAGCAAACCTACCGTAACCGCGCTAATATATATTCGCCTGATGGTATTTTGAGTCTGGTAGTGCCTGTTATTAAAGGGTCAAAAAATCACACAAAAATAAAGGATGTACGCATCAGCTACGATTTTAACTGGCAGCGCTTGCACTGGATGAGCCTGCAAGCCTGTTACCGCCGCTCAGCTTATTTTGAATTTTATGAGGATGATTTCGCGCCGTTTTACGAGAAAAAAGTTGATTATTTATTTGATTATAATCAGCAAGTATTGGAGTTGCTGTTGAAGCTGGTCAAAATAAAAACCGCTCTGAAATTCACTGAAAGCTACGAAGCACAATATCCGGGTGTTGCTGACGTGCGTGAAAGCATTCATCCTAAAAAAGGATTGATTACCGATAATAAACCCTACTTTCAGGTTTTTGAAGAACGTAAAGGCTTTATGCCGGATTTAAGTATCGTCGATCTGCTATTTAATCAGGGGCCACAGGCACAGTTTTATATTTAATGTTTCATTAAAAACGTGAAAGTATCAGCCTTTTGCGCTAAAACAACTTAAACATAAAGCTGTTAAGCCTTAGTTACAGAGCAATACCTTGAAAACTAAGCTGATACTTCTTATTATATTCTTCCCGTTTTTTTCGGCGATTGCCCGCCCCGTTCCCGATACGGTGCGCACCGGTATTTATATAACCAGCATTCACGATATCAACTTTAAGGATAAGGAGTATACCGTGAACCTTTGGTTGTGGATGAAATACAAGAATAAGGATTTTGATTTTGAGCGGAACCTGGAAGTGCCATTGGCCAAAACAGTCGAAAAATCATTCTCAACTGTCGATTCCTCGGACGGGCGTATATACCTGATGATGAAGCTCCAATGTGTGATGAAAGATACCTGGACCATTAATAATTTTCCGTTTGATAAGCAGACGCTCCGCTTTTCCATTGAAAACTCGCAATTTGATTCGGATGCGCTGGTTTTCGCTGCTGATACTGTCGGGCAACACTTTGATCCGCGGTTGACACTCCGTGGATGGAATATTGACAGTGTTGAAATTGCCACCGGAATTAAAAAATATGAAACCGGCTTTGGCGACGAAACTCTTAAAAAGCCGCATACCGAATACAGCAGCTTTAAAACTAAATTAGTTATTCATCGCAACGCGATGGGGCTTTTCTGGAAAATGTTTTTGGGTATGTATGTTGCTTTTTTGATTGCCTACATGTGCTTTTACATACATGCGGATAGTATCGACTCCCGCTTCGGACTTAGTGTGGGCGCATTATTCGCGGTAATTGGTAATAAGTATATTATAGATGCCTCGCTACCCGATTCAACCACGTTTACACTGGTAGATACGCTTCACGGCCTTACTTTACTATGCATACTTACGGTAATTATATGCACTGCTTATACCCTAACGCTTATAAAACAAGGTAAGATTAATGAATCGCGCCTATTTGACATACGCAGCGGCCGGATAGTACTGGCTTTCTACATCCTGTTTAATACTTACTTTATATTGAATGCGAGCATTTAAACATTGCTTAAATCATATAATATCAGTTAAGCTGCATTAAAATTCCATTAGAAATTACAAAACCACTAACGCCAATGGATATTTTGCCGTACTATTGTATCGCAGGCACCTGCCTGCTATGTGATAAGGTTTAGGTTTGAAGGCCCCGGCAGCGAGTGCACGGGGCTTTCTATTTTTTACGACACCTTGCCCTGCGGAATCTTAACACTAAAAACGCTGCCACTGCCCGGTGTAGAAGTAATATCCAGCGAGCCTTTCAGGCTGTCAATTAAATGTTTTACAAGCGATAGGCCAAAACCGTAGCCTTGCTCGCCGGCAGTACCGTGTGTGGTTTCACCCTCGCCGGATAGTATGGACGCGATTTTTTCAGGCTGCATACCTACCCCGTTATCGGCCACGGTAAATAACAAGGTGTTTTGATTGGTGCCTAATTGCAAACCAAAACTTACCGAAACCCCGCCACCACGAGGCGTAAACTTTATAGCGTTTGAGATGATATTGCCTATGATCTGCAAAAGCTTATTCTTAGAAAAAGGAACAGCTTCAGTCCCCGAGTCTGTAGTTATGGTAAGGTGAATACCTTTGTTAAGTGCTTGAGGCGCATATAATTTCTCCAGCTTGTCCTTAAGCATTAGTTGGTTATATTCATTGGCTCCTAGGGCTTTAGCTGACGTAGGCAAGTCATTACTAAGAATTTCATCCGCCAGTTCGAGTATGGAGTTTCCGCTCTTATAAATGAGGTTGATAAACTCCAGAACCTCTTCCATATTGTTTTCGTTTCCCTGCTCGCTAATCACGCGGGCTAAGCCGATGATTCCGCCAACAGGCCCGCGTATATCATGCGCTACCCGCTTTTTGCTTTCCAGCGCCTCGTTGGCGTTTTGTTTAAGTTCCTGCAAGGTTTTATAAACCTGCAAACGGTTAACTATTTCACCCGCGATAATTTTCAGCATTTCAATCTTTTCCGGACTAAGCTGTCTCGTTTCGGCATCCATCAGACATAAAGCACCAAGGTTGTTTCCATTGGCTGTTCTCAACGGCACTCCAAAATAGTACTTCAAATTAGGTGCGCCGCTAACGTATGATTTATTTTTAAAACGATCGTCCTCAGTAAGGTTAGTTATTTCGAAATTATCATCACCCGAGATGGTATACTGGCATACTGTTTCTTCGCGGGGTAACTGCTCCACCGGTAGTCCGTGCCTTGCAATTGTCCACGAAGTGTATGAATCGATCAGGTTTACTAACGAAACTTCCGTCCCGGCAATCTTAGCAGCCAGGGTGGTTAAGTCTTTAAACTGTTCTTGCATCGCTCCGTAATCAATATCATATTCAGAAAGTTCAATAACCCTCTCCATTTCATTCGCAGGTACCGGTAACTTTTGAGCTTGCATAGTTTATGAATTAGTTCAGCAATACTGTTTTTACGATTTATCAATTAACATGTTGCAATGAAAAGGGTTTCCAAAAACGAAAATCTTTATATTTTAGTTAACTAAACGAGAGAAAGATGTCACCAAGGTAATGATAACAATTGTAATTGTCTGTTTATCAAACGTAACGTTATAAATCATTGAGTGATAATCCACAGAAAAAATGCAGTTGAATAAAACTAAGCTACTCGCAAAAAATTACTAATTTCGTTGGCAATGAACGAGAATCTTGACCCGGCACGAGAGCGTTTAAGTCCGGCGGAGCGTGATATTGAAAAAGTGTTACGCCCGCAGGTATTTGAAGATTTTACCGGCCAGCATAAAATATTAGCCAATTTAAAAATATTTGTACAGGCGGCCCGCCAGCGCGGCGAGGCGCTTGACCATGTTTTGCTGCACGGCCCACCGGGATTAGGTAAAACTACTCTATCGCACATCATTGCTAACGAAATGGGCGTTGGCATCAAAATAACTTCGGGCCCCGTGCTTGATAAACCGGGCGACCTGGCCGGGTTACTTACGAACCTTGAAACCGGGGATATTTTGTTTATTGATGAAATACACCGGCTCAGTCCGCTTGTTGAGGAGTATCTCTACTCGGCAATGGAAGATTTTAAGATTGACATTATGCTGGAAAGTGGCCCCAATGCGCGATCGGTACAAATATCACTTAATCCTTTTACGCTTGTCGGAGCTACTACGCGTTCAGGCTTGCTTACCGCGCCGTTGAGAGCAAGGTTTGGAATAAACGCCCGCCTTGAATATTACGATGCCAAGCTATTAACCACTATCCTGATGCGCTCGTCATCTATTTTGCGTACCGAGATTACCGAAACCGGTGCTTATGAAATAGCGCGCCGTAGCCGCGGTACCCCACGTATAGCTAACGCGCTGCTACGGCGCACGCGTGACTTTGCGCAAATAAAAGGCAACGGTAACATAGATACCGAGATCGCCCGCTACGCGCTAAATGCGCTTAATGTTGACGAACATGGCCTTGACGAAATGGACAACAAAATACTGGCAACAATTATCGATAAATTTAAAGGCGGCCCCGTAGGAGTAAAAACAATTGCTACCGCAGTTGGTGAAGATGAGGGCACCATCGAGGAGGTTTATGAGCCCTTTTTAATACAGGAAGGATTTTTAATGCGCACAACTCGTGGGCGTGAAGTAACAGAAACAGCTTACAAACATCTCGGCAAAATTAAGCCTGGTGGCACACCATCGTTATTCTAAATTTATTTCTACTTTATGAAATCAATAAAATTAACCTTCCTGTTTTTAATTGTTTTGCTGCTCGGAATCAGGAATGATATTAGCGCACAACAACACAAACTGAACGTGGTTGTGGCAGGCCTGTCTCATGACCATGTGCACAACATCATGAATCAGTACCGCAAGGGCGAAGTAGAGATCAGCGCCATAGCGGAGCCTGACAAAAAGCTTTGGCAAAAATATCGCAAGCTTTACAACCTGCCCGAAAACATTTTTTATAGCGACCTGAAGCAGGCGCTAAGCAACCGTAAACCGGATGCTGTTCTGGGTTATAACCCGGTTGCGCAGCATGTTGACGTTGTAGAAATTTGCGCGCCGATGCATATTCCGGTTATGGTTGAGAAGCCTTTGGCAGCAAACCTCGCGCAGGCACAACGTATCAAATTACTTGCCGACAAGTACAAAATAAAAGTACTTACCAATTATGAAACAACTTGGTATAACTCATTTAAAGAGGTATACGATCTGGCAAAAAAAGACAGCCTGGGTATCATACGTAAAATGGTGGTACATGATGGGCATAAAGGCCCGCGCGAAATAGGCTGTAGTGAGGAGTTTTTGAGCTGGCTTACTGACCCTGTTCTTAACGGCGCGGGTGCGCTTAATGATTTTGGATGCTATGGCGCCAACTTGATGACCTGGATCATGAATGGCCAAAAACCCATAGCGGTAACAGCCGTTGCCCGGCATTATAAGCCTGATGTATATCCTAAGGTTGAGGATGATGCTACTATTTTGGTGGAGTACCCAAACGCCGTAGGGCAAATAGAAGCCTCATGGAACTGGCCTTTTAACATTAAGGACTGGGAGATATTTGGCAGTACCGGCTATGTGCATGCTTTCGACGGTGATAAACTACAGGTGCGCTTGAGCGAAAATAAAAACAGCAACCGCAAAGCTACTCCGTTAGCATCGCCCTATAACGATCCGCTGGTATACCTGGCCGCGGTGCTTGATGGAAAAATTGATGATTCGCACGATCAGGCATCGCTGACATATAATATGATTGTAATGCAGATACTTGACGCTGCAAAGCGATCAATAAGCCAGGGAGAACGAATTATTTTGTAGCAATTTATATTTTTGCGTAAAACTAACAGCGGATTTACAATCCGCCGGAATACTCTTTAACACGATATACTTATATGCTTAAGCAATTTATTGCTATCACCTGTTTTGCCGGTTTGGGGCTTATGGCCTGCCAGTCGGTATCTAATAATAACCTGACTGCGGACAGTACGTCTAAAAACGATACTGCCGCTACTGATACCATTAAAGCGGTGCATGCTAAGGCAGCCGACGCCGCTACTATACTTTCAAGGCCGCAGGTACCTATCATTTGTTATCACCAGATCAGAAACTGGCGCCCGCGCGATTCAAAAACCGCCAAGGATTACATTGTTGAACCGGAAAACTTTAAGTCGCATATAAAAATGCTGGCTGACAGCGGTTACCACACTGTATTGCCAGATCAGCTTTATGATTACCTGGTTTATGGCAAAGCATTACCCTCAAAACCGGTGATGCTCACGTTTGACGATACTGACCTTGATCAGTTCACTATTGCCGCACCCGAGCTTAAAAAGTATGGTTACAAAGCGGTATACTTTATCATGACGGTATCAATAGGTCGGCCGAACTACATGAACAGCCAGCAAATAAAGGAACTTTCAGACGCGGGTAACGTAATTGGCAGCCATACATGGGATCACCACAATTTTAAAAAGTTGAAGGGCGAAGATTGGCTTATCCAGCTCGACAAACCAACAAAACGGCTGGAAGAAATAACCGGGCGTAAAATTGAATACTTCGCTTATCCTTTCGGACTATGGAACAAAGAGGGTTTGCCTGAATTAAAAAGCCGCGGTTTTAAACTGGCGTTTCAGCTTGCCGAAAAACGCGACCAGGAAGACCCTTTGTACACCGTTCGCCGTATATTAGGCAGTGGCTACTGGAGCGCTAAAACACTGCACAACAGCATGAAGAATAGCTTTTAACATTAACGGCCTGATTTACAAAGCAGGCCGTTAATGTTTTTGATCAATTTAAGTTATTGATCATCCTCGTCTTGCTCTTCAGCCGGCGGACCAGGAATTCCGCTATCGTTATCAGGTGCTACCGTGTGCACTAAATCGTCGTCGGGTTTCTTCTGCTCGGTAGGCTGGTTGCCTTTTGTTAAATCATGCCCCTGCTGTTCGGATGATTGCTTAACGTTTTCATCATCCCGATGTTCTTGTTTTTCTGTATTCATAGTAGTAATTTTTAATGATCCTTTTTTGCTATCCATTGAATGGCCTTATCCATCTGTTTAAATTGAAATCGTTTTGAAACTCCCGGGATCAGAAAGCGAAACACTGCTGTAAACATCTGTACTCCCTTGTCGTCAGCTACCACCGCCACCTTATTCCATTTGGTGTAGTACTTAATAATCAAAAACAGATAAGCGAACATGGCGCCTGTAGTATAATCCCAAATACTACTTTCGGCTAATAAAATATAATTTAAGCCACCGTAAATCTTCACAAAGTTGTCAACAGCGGGCTCCAATACTGTTTTAATGTCCCGCCTGGTGACACATCCCTTTGCATGCACACCAAGTACATGGCCGGGCAACTCGTCTATCTGTTTTAACATCGCTATCGGCTAATACTATGTGCAACTTCATAAATTTTTTAACCTATGGGCAAATCACATACCATTTGCATATCTAAACCGACTTTGGTTTATTAAAACGAAGTTTTTAGTACAACTTAGTGGTCAGTTGTCCAATTTTTCAGAAATGTTTTTTATAGCTGTGTCCAGGCTTGTTGCAGAATCATCAAGCATGTTAATGATGCGATCCTGTTCTTTCTCATCAGTTATATTTTTTTGTTTAACAAGCGACACCAAACCCAGTATGTTTGACAGGTGCCGCCTTACTTCATGGGAGTTTATAAACGCCAGTTCCTGATGTTTAGCTTTATGCAGAAGCTGTTCGTAATAATGCCTTTGCTTAACTCCGCGATAAAATATTATAGTGATAACGATGAGGAGCACAGAAACCACGATTATGAATATAAGAACCAGGCGCTGCCGCTTATAAGCTTCCTCTTTATGAATAAAATCGGCGGCGATCTGGTCTATTTTCATCTCTGAAGATATATTGGCTACCTGCACCATATGGCCGGTATATGTTTGAAGATTTGCCAGGGCAATTTTAAATTTTTTAGAAGCTTCAACTGAATCGCCGTCTTTCATATCAATCTCACCCAGCATATTGTATAAATGATACCTTAAGAAGGGGTTATCGTTGTGTGGCGACGTATTAACGACGTGATCGATGGTCTTTTTTGCCGAATCGTTTATACCCGCCTTATAATACGTGTCAGCCAGGTAAATCAGGTCTTCATCACTTAAAGGGTATTTTTCGTCTGACCGAAGAGTGTTGATCTGATCAATAGCTTTGCGGTGATGCTTTTTAGCTATTGACCATAAATAGGACGCGCGCTTTTTAAACTCATATATCCCGGCCGTTTTCTTGTCACGTTTTGATAAAAGATCTTTGTATTTTCTCAATGAGTCGAGCCGGTTTTGCCTGAAATATATTTCTACCTTATTAAAGTAAATAAAGTTTTCGTGCTGAAAGTTAGATGAACGGCGCGCCCCGGCCATGGCCTGCGCCTGATCCAGGTATTGTACAGCCTGCCTGAAAAGGTTGTTTTTATAGTACAGGTCAGAAATATTAATAGCAAGCAATATATGGCGGTCGATGTCATCCAGTAAGGACGCTTGTTTTTGCGCAAGCCGGTATCTTACCATGGCTTCGGCGCTGTTACCAACAGCAGCTTCAATAAATGCCTGGTTGGTTTGCAGGGCATATAACAAAAAATGATTGCGTGATTTTTCAGCCATTGTTATAGCCCTATCAAAGTCAACACGTGCTTTCGAATATTTAAAAAAACGCTTTTGTATGATACCATTTACAAACAGCTTAAATGCGACACCTTCGTTGGCACGATATCGCTTTATATAAGTAAAAACCCGTTGCCTGGAGTTGTCTATCCGGCTTTTTGGTACTTTAACGAAAAATGTATTAAGATATCTGGCCAGATCGCCGTCGTTAACACCGGGTAAATTGTGTTGCAACGCCCGGGTA
This Mucilaginibacter defluvii DNA region includes the following protein-coding sequences:
- a CDS encoding bifunctional 5,10-methylenetetrahydrofolate dehydrogenase/5,10-methenyltetrahydrofolate cyclohydrolase, with the translated sequence MNLLDGKYVSEKLKVEIAEQAAVILEKTGRKPHLVAVLVGHDGGSETYVASKMKNCEKVGFKSTLVRYEDTVTEEELLKKVEELNADADIDGIIVQLPLPKHIDPEKVTERIDHRKDVDGFHPVNLGRMQRNLPSFIPATPYGITLMLKEYGIETAGKHCVVVGRSNIVGSPMSILMARNTQPGNCTVTICHSRTPDIKKFTLDADILIVAIGKKNFITADMVKDGVVVIDVGMNRETSATTKSGYKLYGDVDFENVAPKASWITPVPGGVGLMTIVGLLKNTLASANKEVYQ
- a CDS encoding polysaccharide deacetylase family protein translates to MLKQFIAITCFAGLGLMACQSVSNNNLTADSTSKNDTAATDTIKAVHAKAADAATILSRPQVPIICYHQIRNWRPRDSKTAKDYIVEPENFKSHIKMLADSGYHTVLPDQLYDYLVYGKALPSKPVMLTFDDTDLDQFTIAAPELKKYGYKAVYFIMTVSIGRPNYMNSQQIKELSDAGNVIGSHTWDHHNFKKLKGEDWLIQLDKPTKRLEEITGRKIEYFAYPFGLWNKEGLPELKSRGFKLAFQLAEKRDQEDPLYTVRRILGSGYWSAKTLHNSMKNSF
- a CDS encoding STAS/SEC14 domain-containing protein; its protein translation is MLKQIDELPGHVLGVHAKGCVTRRDIKTVLEPAVDNFVKIYGGLNYILLAESSIWDYTTGAMFAYLFLIIKYYTKWNKVAVVADDKGVQMFTAVFRFLIPGVSKRFQFKQMDKAIQWIAKKDH
- a CDS encoding lysophospholipid acyltransferase family protein — its product is MINKGLSYIGIGFLYLVSLLPFWFLYLIADVLFVVIYYITGYRRKVVQQNLRNAFPEKSDEERCKIERDFFRYFADLIVEIIKGITLSERQINKRIKILNVNLINSYFEQGRNVIGAVGHYGNWEMSALSLGVITDKPRLIVYKPLSNKIFERFFIHVRSRFGATLVAMKNTLRKLSEMRRQVSITVLVADQTPVQHEAQYFTTFLNQPTAVFLGVEKLSKMMDAVVVFCDIKRVKRGYYTCTFVPLAEHPKQTAEYEVTELHVKYLENMIRQQPQYWLWTHRRWKFKPEDKH
- a CDS encoding GAF domain-containing sensor histidine kinase — encoded protein: MQAQKLPVPANEMERVIELSEYDIDYGAMQEQFKDLTTLAAKIAGTEVSLVNLIDSYTSWTIARHGLPVEQLPREETVCQYTISGDDNFEITNLTEDDRFKNKSYVSGAPNLKYYFGVPLRTANGNNLGALCLMDAETRQLSPEKIEMLKIIAGEIVNRLQVYKTLQELKQNANEALESKKRVAHDIRGPVGGIIGLARVISEQGNENNMEEVLEFINLIYKSGNSILELADEILSNDLPTSAKALGANEYNQLMLKDKLEKLYAPQALNKGIHLTITTDSGTEAVPFSKNKLLQIIGNIISNAIKFTPRGGGVSVSFGLQLGTNQNTLLFTVADNGVGMQPEKIASILSGEGETTHGTAGEQGYGFGLSLVKHLIDSLKGSLDITSTPGSGSVFSVKIPQGKVS
- a CDS encoding glycosyltransferase family 2 protein, giving the protein MNYIPKVAAVILNWNGLAHIQQFLPSVMASTWQNLEIVLGDNGSTDGSVEWVASVYPSVTIIRNEENYGFTGGYNRVLEKVDADYFILLNSDIEVQPGWIEPVIALMESDELIAAAAPKILSYADKKMFEHAGAAGGFIDHFGYPFCRGRIFYEIEEDRGQYDQSGEVFWASGAALFIKRKCWRESGGFDERFFAHMEEIDLCWRLKNMGYKVMYCAESTVYHVGGGTLNAENPFKTYLNFRNNLLLLKNNLPFGRATFVIGLRFWLDLLALFRFLGEGKRKDAWAVSKAHQNFVRQLFRSSNHKGEKKGSVKSLTGMYKGSIVSAFFVGKKHRFTDISPEFFYK
- a CDS encoding Gfo/Idh/MocA family oxidoreductase gives rise to the protein MKSIKLTFLFLIVLLLGIRNDISAQQHKLNVVVAGLSHDHVHNIMNQYRKGEVEISAIAEPDKKLWQKYRKLYNLPENIFYSDLKQALSNRKPDAVLGYNPVAQHVDVVEICAPMHIPVMVEKPLAANLAQAQRIKLLADKYKIKVLTNYETTWYNSFKEVYDLAKKDSLGIIRKMVVHDGHKGPREIGCSEEFLSWLTDPVLNGAGALNDFGCYGANLMTWIMNGQKPIAVTAVARHYKPDVYPKVEDDATILVEYPNAVGQIEASWNWPFNIKDWEIFGSTGYVHAFDGDKLQVRLSENKNSNRKATPLASPYNDPLVYLAAVLDGKIDDSHDQASLTYNMIVMQILDAAKRSISQGERIIL
- the ruvB gene encoding Holliday junction branch migration DNA helicase RuvB, translated to MNENLDPARERLSPAERDIEKVLRPQVFEDFTGQHKILANLKIFVQAARQRGEALDHVLLHGPPGLGKTTLSHIIANEMGVGIKITSGPVLDKPGDLAGLLTNLETGDILFIDEIHRLSPLVEEYLYSAMEDFKIDIMLESGPNARSVQISLNPFTLVGATTRSGLLTAPLRARFGINARLEYYDAKLLTTILMRSSSILRTEITETGAYEIARRSRGTPRIANALLRRTRDFAQIKGNGNIDTEIARYALNALNVDEHGLDEMDNKILATIIDKFKGGPVGVKTIATAVGEDEGTIEEVYEPFLIQEGFLMRTTRGREVTETAYKHLGKIKPGGTPSLF
- a CDS encoding WbqC family protein; this translates as MIDKGAVLPLFYLPPVSYFTQLNKHKPDVWMEREEHFPKQTYRNRANIYSPDGILSLVVPVIKGSKNHTKIKDVRISYDFNWQRLHWMSLQACYRRSAYFEFYEDDFAPFYEKKVDYLFDYNQQVLELLLKLVKIKTALKFTESYEAQYPGVADVRESIHPKKGLITDNKPYFQVFEERKGFMPDLSIVDLLFNQGPQAQFYI